From a region of the Takifugu flavidus isolate HTHZ2018 chromosome 18, ASM371156v2, whole genome shotgun sequence genome:
- the csnk1da gene encoding casein kinase I, which yields MELRVGNRYRLGRKIGSGSFGDIYLGTDISVGEEVAIKLECVKTKHPQLHIESKIYKMMQGGVGIPTIKWCGAEGDYNVMVMELLGPSLEDLFNFCSRKFSLKTVLLLADQMISRIEYIHSKNFIHRDVKPDNFLMGLGKKGNLVYIIDFGLAKKYRDARTHQHIPYRENKNLTGTARYASINTHLGIEQSRRDDLESLGYVLMYFNLGSLPWQGLKAATKRQKYERISEKKMSTPIEVLCKGYPSEFATYLNFCRSLRFDDKPDYSYLRQLFRNLFHRQGFSYDYVFDWNMLKFGANRAAEDAERERREREERLRHGRNPGARGMASASGRARAAQDVAAPSPLNPTSHTGLEKERKVSMRLHRGAPVNISSSDLTGRQDTSRMSTSQALSRVTPSGLQSAAPR from the exons ATGGAGTTAAGGGTAGGAAACAGATACAGACTGGGCAGAAAAATTGGAAGTGGATCATTTGGAGACATCTACTTGG gcACGGACATCTCTGTTGGAGAGGAGGTGGCCATCAAGTTGGAATGTGTCAAGACCAAACATCCACAGCTCCACATTGAGAGCAAAATCTATAAGATGATGCAGGGTGGAG TGGGTATCCCAACAATAAAGTGGTGTGGGGCTGAGGGTGACTAcaatgtgatggtgatggagcTCCTGGGGCCCAGTCTGGAAGATCTGTTCAACTTCTGCTCCCGGAAGTTCAGCCTCAAGACAGTTCTGCTGCTGGCGGACCAGATG ATCAGTCGAATTGAATACATCCACTCCAAGAACTTCATCCACAGAGATGTGAAGCCAGACAACTTTCTCATGGGACTGGGCAAAAAGGGCAATCTCGTCTACATTATCGACTTTGGTTTGGCCAAGAAATACCGTGATGCTCGCACACACCAGCATATTCCCTACCGTGAGAACAAGAATCTCACCGGGACGGCCCGCTACGCCTCAATCAACACACATCTGGGAATTG AGCAATCCAGACGAGATGACCTAGAGTCTCTGGGATATGTCCTCATGTACTTCAATCTGGGGTCTCTGCCCTGGCAAGGCCTCAAAGCTGCCACAAAGAGGCAGAAGTATGAGCGCATCAGTGAGAAGAAAATGTCCACGCCTATTGAGGTCCTTTGCAAGGGATACCCAT CTGAGTTTGCTACATACCTGAACTTCTGCCGCTCCCTGCGTTTCGATGACAAGCCAGACTACTCATACCTCCGCCAACTGTTCAGGAACCTCTTCCACAGACAAGGCTTCTCCTATGACTATGTATTTGACTGGAACATGCTCAAATTT GGAGCCAACAGGGCCGCAGAGGATGCAGAGAGAGAGCGtcgggagcgggaggagaggctgagacatGGCAGGAACCCTGGAGCCAGAGGCATGGCCTCGGCCTCAGGAAGGGCCAGGGCAGCACAGGATGTTGCAGCCCCCTCACCGCTAAACCCCACCTCACACACAG GcttggagaaggagaggaaagtgAGCATGCGTCTTCATCGTGGGGCACCTGTAAACATTTCCTCCTCGGACCTGACAGGACGCCAAGACACATCCCGCATGTCCACATCACAG GCTTTGTCCCGGGTCACTCCCAGTGGCCTCCAGTCTGCAGCTCCACGGTGA